TACTGGTTTCAGTAGTGTTGCTTGTAAATAGAAAACCTGCAATTGTTGCGATGGAGAATCCAAGCGGCAGCAATAATCTCGGACCGAATTTGTCGAATATTCTACCCGTAACTGGAGCCATAGCTCCGTTAATCACACTGCCTGGAAGGAGTAGAATTCCTGCAGCTGTGGCTGATAACAATAAACCTCCTTTTAAATATAAGGGTAATAAAATGGCAGAGGATAAAATGATCATCATTCCTAAAAAGACCATTATCAGACCTATTGTAAACATGGGATACTTAAACACTCGTAAATTCAGCATTGGCGTTTCCAACTTAAACTGTCGTAATACAAACAGAATTAAGCTGATGATACCAACGATAAGAGGTAAATAGACAATGATTTCACTTAAAGAATGATCAGCGATGTTGCTAAAACCAAATACGATGCCACCAAATCCAAAAGTAGAAAGTAGGATGGATAGAATATCAATTTTAGGTTTTGAGATATTGGCTACATTTTTGATGAATGTTAATCCGAATCCAAATGTAAATAATAATAAAGGTAAGCTTATCCAAAAGATAAACGCCCAGCCCAAATGATCTACGATCAAACCAGATAAAGTTGGCCCGATGGCCGGTGCACACATAATTACTAGTCCCATCATCCCCATGACGGTTCCACGTTTATGTGCAGGGAAAATAATTAGAATAATGTTCGTCATTAGGGGCAGCAATAATCCAGTTCCCAAGGCTTGCACTATACGCGCAATTAATAACGAGGTGAAATTAGGCGAGAGGGCAGCGATTAATGTTCCAACGATAGATAATATCAAGGAAGCTGTGAATAATTGTCTAGTGGTAAACCATTGCATTAATAAGGCGGATATAGGAACGAGGATTCCTAATACAAGTAAATATCCTGTGGTTAGCCATTGAACCGTGGAGGCGTTGATTGAAAATTCATCCATTAAGTTGGTAAAAGCCATATTTAAGGCAGTTTCACTAAATAGCCCGACGAACGCACCTAACATAAGCGAGAAGGCCATAAGGGCGGGACGTTTAACTTGAACAGTTGCTGTTGATTCCATGATAGGGATAATCCTCTTTTCAGAAATAGATTCGTATTATTTTTGTAGAATAGATGATGTGTCAACTATAGAGCGGGGGAAATTCATTTAGGCCTCTCTTACATTATTCTGCACACGAGTTAACAGAGTCTTTAGTGTTGAGTAATCTACAGGAGACAATCCTGTTGCAATAACTTCGTTTAATTTAATTGTCACCTCATTGATGGCAGACTCTAATTTTCTGCCTTCTTCTGTGACAAAAACATTTACCGAACGTCGATCCTGCGTACTGTTTACTTTATGAATGTAACCCTTGTTCTCTAAGCTAGCGATCATCCGGGCAACACTGGCTTTGTCCTTCCCAAGTTTATTAGCAATGTCGTTCTGAGATAAACCTTCTTTCTCAAGCAACAAAGCCATAAGTAAATGTTGTTCAGGAGCAAGTCGAACAGGGGCAAGCAATTTTGTTATATAATTGGCTATTTCTAAATGCAAATCTCGAATAACTAAACCTAGCGGGTCTTTGGAATCCATATGATCTCTCCTAAATAAAATATAGATGATATATCAACGTTTTGGTTTTGTTTATATTAACATAAAGTAACTAATACAAGTCAAGTAAAAGCAGAATAATCAAGCTAATCATTCCTTGGTGCTAGCTCACGAATAGAATATCTATTAAAATATATTCAGTAGGAAATTTATTTGAGGTCATAGGGTTAACAAAATTTATAGTAGAATTATAGACTTTGGTACAAGCGAGAAAACCTCTTCCACAATATATTGTTATAAATACAATGCTGGAGGGGAATTTATGAGAAAAAGAATATCATCAATAAGAAGAGTAAAGAGTTCGATTTCTAAAGGGTCAGCGGTGAAACGCACTTCGAGTAAAACAACGAAAAGAGTAGGGCGGTCAAGAATTCATGTTAGACAAGCTAATGCGTTTGAATTACAAGTATTTAGATTAGTTAACGAAGAACGGACGAGTAGAGGAATTGCTGCCTTAACCCTAAATACGCAGCTTAATGATCTTGCGATTTTGAAATCAAGAGATATGAGGGATAATAATTATTTTAGCCATACCTCTCCAACTTATGGCACCCCATCTCAAATGCTAGATCAAAATGGTGTGGCTTGGCGAGCTTATGGAGAAAATATTGCGGCGGGACAAGCAACACCTGAAGCAGTAATGAGAACTTGGATGAATAGCACTGGTCATAGAGCTAATATTTTGGATCCTCGCTTTACGGATATTGGGGTTGGTTATGTAGGGGGAACAGCTAATAGTCAATATCAACATTATTGGACACAACTGTTTATCCAGAAACCATAAGCATTT
This window of the Paenibacillus sp. FSL R10-2734 genome carries:
- a CDS encoding MDR family MFS transporter; the protein is MESTATVQVKRPALMAFSLMLGAFVGLFSETALNMAFTNLMDEFSINASTVQWLTTGYLLVLGILVPISALLMQWFTTRQLFTASLILSIVGTLIAALSPNFTSLLIARIVQALGTGLLLPLMTNIILIIFPAHKRGTVMGMMGLVIMCAPAIGPTLSGLIVDHLGWAFIFWISLPLLLFTFGFGLTFIKNVANISKPKIDILSILLSTFGFGGIVFGFSNIADHSLSEIIVYLPLIVGIISLILFVLRQFKLETPMLNLRVFKYPMFTIGLIMVFLGMMIILSSAILLPLYLKGGLLLSATAAGILLLPGSVINGAMAPVTGRIFDKFGPRLLLPLGFSIATIAGFLFTSNTTETSNLTFILIHCAMFIGLAMVIMPAQTNGLNQLPVKYYPDGAAVMNTLQQIAGALGTTFAVTLMSSGQTRYANTHPAAAQPEILTAGITHAYLFIAAIAGIGLILSLFVKRIKVY
- a CDS encoding MarR family transcriptional regulator; this encodes MDSKDPLGLVIRDLHLEIANYITKLLAPVRLAPEQHLLMALLLEKEGLSQNDIANKLGKDKASVARMIASLENKGYIHKVNSTQDRRSVNVFVTEEGRKLESAINEVTIKLNEVIATGLSPVDYSTLKTLLTRVQNNVREA
- a CDS encoding CAP domain-containing protein, which encodes MRKRISSIRRVKSSISKGSAVKRTSSKTTKRVGRSRIHVRQANAFELQVFRLVNEERTSRGIAALTLNTQLNDLAILKSRDMRDNNYFSHTSPTYGTPSQMLDQNGVAWRAYGENIAAGQATPEAVMRTWMNSTGHRANILDPRFTDIGVGYVGGTANSQYQHYWTQLFIQKP